The following coding sequences are from one Streptomyces angustmyceticus window:
- a CDS encoding sigma-70 family RNA polymerase sigma factor has product MRENRKIGAMAPSAGVHAPQRIPLAFWVFHGRFHGAYRKYAELHLGDERLAGRVVHAVFLNLLQGWTRLMEEASPAASAWAHLKETVDDVLMAQGRDSAMAETAVFRRVARAVLEDARDEFAAMESSVGLYPAIARLPARQFDVMVLHYVLDCSTAKTASILGISEATVRSHRFHARNRIARELGLEPDTEHHED; this is encoded by the coding sequence GTGAGGGAGAACAGGAAGATCGGCGCGATGGCGCCGAGCGCTGGCGTGCATGCACCGCAGCGGATCCCGCTGGCCTTCTGGGTCTTTCATGGTCGCTTCCACGGGGCCTACCGGAAGTACGCGGAACTCCATCTCGGCGACGAGAGGCTCGCCGGCCGAGTCGTCCACGCGGTCTTCCTCAACCTCCTGCAGGGCTGGACGCGGCTCATGGAGGAGGCCAGCCCTGCCGCAAGCGCCTGGGCGCATCTCAAGGAGACCGTCGACGACGTCCTCATGGCCCAGGGGCGGGATTCCGCCATGGCTGAGACGGCCGTCTTCCGGCGAGTGGCCCGCGCGGTGCTGGAGGATGCACGGGACGAATTCGCCGCCATGGAGAGCAGCGTCGGACTGTACCCCGCCATCGCCCGTCTGCCTGCACGGCAGTTCGATGTGATGGTGCTGCATTACGTCCTCGACTGCAGCACGGCCAAGACTGCCAGCATCCTGGGAATCTCCGAAGCCACGGTGCGCTCACACCGCTTCCACGCCCGCAACCGGATCGCTCGCGAACTGGGCCTAGAACCCGACACTGAACACCACGAGGACTGA
- a CDS encoding PP2C family protein-serine/threonine phosphatase, with protein sequence MRVRHGLTGFRRPWRPSTGLITIPLAIIAAVTVIDINIPEAIHLGPFLVAAPAITASFAGPGVTAAIGALAVAAQVLIGQLHGGLMTANHLAQVAALFLISVLVTVFCYVRDRRERELEEIRTVATTAQRVLVRPLPRRVGGLRIASRYLAAESEAQIGGDLYAAVPCCGATRVVVGDVRGRGLPAVDEAASILGAFRGSAYRELPLPEIVAHLGNVAYWSTRHRADGDPEAEESFTTALVLDIHDDDPFIALVNCGHPPPLLLRDGKVRTLEADEPALPLGLTAPSASDYKVETFSFELGDLLLLYTDGVIEARDRSGAFYPLADRVTAGSAAAPDALVRHLHADLLRHAGGNLGDDAVIIAIAKSS encoded by the coding sequence ATGCGCGTCCGGCATGGCCTTACCGGCTTCAGGAGACCCTGGCGGCCAAGCACCGGGTTGATCACCATCCCCCTCGCCATCATCGCGGCGGTCACAGTGATCGACATCAACATCCCGGAGGCCATCCACCTGGGCCCGTTTCTGGTGGCCGCGCCGGCGATCACCGCTTCCTTCGCCGGTCCAGGCGTCACCGCCGCCATCGGCGCCCTCGCCGTAGCGGCCCAAGTGCTCATCGGGCAGCTGCACGGTGGCCTGATGACCGCGAACCACCTGGCCCAGGTCGCCGCCCTGTTCCTCATCTCAGTATTGGTGACCGTCTTCTGTTACGTGCGCGACCGGCGCGAGCGGGAGCTCGAAGAGATACGTACCGTTGCCACCACGGCACAGCGGGTGCTCGTACGGCCTCTGCCTCGCAGAGTCGGAGGACTGCGGATCGCCTCCAGGTACCTCGCGGCCGAGTCCGAGGCCCAGATCGGCGGCGACCTGTACGCGGCGGTGCCCTGCTGTGGTGCCACCCGCGTGGTCGTCGGCGACGTCCGCGGCAGAGGGTTGCCTGCCGTGGACGAGGCCGCGTCGATCCTCGGGGCCTTCCGGGGCTCCGCCTACCGCGAGCTTCCTCTGCCCGAGATCGTGGCGCACCTGGGAAACGTCGCGTACTGGAGCACGCGCCACCGCGCCGACGGCGATCCCGAAGCCGAGGAGTCGTTCACCACCGCGCTGGTTCTGGACATCCACGATGACGACCCCTTTATCGCGCTCGTGAACTGCGGTCACCCGCCGCCGCTGCTGCTCCGTGACGGCAAGGTCCGGACTCTGGAAGCCGACGAGCCCGCCCTCCCCCTCGGCCTCACCGCCCCCTCGGCGAGCGACTACAAGGTGGAAACCTTCTCGTTCGAGCTCGGCGACCTGCTGTTGCTGTACACCGACGGGGTCATCGAAGCCCGTGACCGGAGTGGCGCCTTCTATCCTCTGGCCGATCGGGTCACAGCCGGCAGCGCGGCCGCCCCCGACGCCCTCGTCCGCCACCTCCACGCCGACCTGCTCCGTCATGCAGGGGGAAACCTCGGCGACGACGCCGTCATCATCGCGATCGCCAAGAGCTCCTGA
- a CDS encoding zinc-dependent alcohol dehydrogenase family protein, producing the protein MRALVAGRVGEPADVLRLESRPVPTPEAGQALIRVKATPIHASDLHVLRGRYGFSPDFPTVGGHMECVGRVEALGPDTEGLKVGERVVAVVVPAIPGPPQVAGTWQEYLVADARRILPVPDHLSDSTACQLAVNPLTALLLVTRELDVQRDEWLLQTAAGSTVGRIVIRLARHLGVRTINVVRRRDAVEEIRTLGGDEAICTADEDLLQRVAEIAEPAGVRKAIDCVAGPVGAQVSQALAPGGEVVVYGALSTHRQTDPAALTIPLPARSVIYETKTVRGFWLNRWFGAASPADVVRALSEVRGLVAEEVLSIPRGEPFPLERFAEAVAFAEAPAHGAKPLFVFEDSRDEDDR; encoded by the coding sequence ATGCGCGCGCTCGTAGCCGGAAGAGTGGGTGAGCCGGCCGATGTCCTGCGGCTGGAATCCCGTCCTGTTCCCACGCCGGAAGCCGGGCAGGCGTTGATCCGGGTGAAGGCGACGCCGATTCACGCCAGTGACCTGCATGTGCTGCGTGGCCGTTACGGATTCTCCCCCGACTTCCCCACTGTCGGGGGGCACATGGAATGTGTGGGCCGTGTTGAGGCCCTGGGCCCGGATACCGAGGGGCTGAAGGTCGGCGAGCGCGTGGTGGCCGTTGTTGTCCCGGCGATACCCGGGCCGCCGCAGGTGGCCGGCACGTGGCAGGAATACCTTGTCGCCGATGCACGAAGGATCCTGCCGGTCCCCGATCATCTGAGCGACTCCACCGCCTGTCAGCTCGCCGTCAACCCGTTGACCGCGCTGCTCCTGGTGACGCGCGAACTCGACGTACAGCGGGATGAATGGCTGTTGCAGACGGCCGCGGGCTCCACCGTCGGCCGGATCGTCATACGGCTTGCCAGGCATCTGGGTGTGCGCACGATCAATGTCGTGCGCCGGCGCGATGCCGTCGAGGAGATCAGGACGCTCGGTGGCGACGAGGCCATCTGCACGGCGGACGAGGACCTGTTGCAGCGTGTGGCCGAGATCGCCGAACCGGCCGGAGTGCGCAAAGCCATCGACTGTGTCGCGGGCCCCGTGGGTGCCCAGGTATCCCAGGCATTGGCCCCGGGAGGAGAGGTCGTGGTCTACGGCGCGCTCTCCACCCACCGGCAGACCGACCCGGCAGCGCTGACGATCCCGCTGCCGGCGCGCTCGGTCATCTACGAGACCAAGACGGTCCGCGGCTTCTGGCTGAACCGCTGGTTCGGCGCCGCCTCACCCGCGGATGTCGTGCGCGCACTGTCCGAGGTGCGCGGTCTCGTCGCCGAGGAAGTGCTCAGCATCCCCCGAGGCGAGCCGTTCCCGCTCGAACGCTTCGCGGAAGCCGTCGCGTTCGCCGAAGCACCCGCGCACGGCGCAAAGCCGCTCTTCGTCTTCGAGGACAGCCGCGACGAGGACGACAGGTAG